The window CGTCGGGCACAGCATGCCGAGTTCGCCCGCCTTGGGCCAGATCGACTTGGGAACGATCTTGTCCTCGGCCCATTGCGCGGCGTTGGGGGCGACTTCCTTTTCGAGGAACTGGCGGACCGTGGCGCGGAACGCCTCATGATCCTCGCCATAGGCCGAGCGCGACAGGTTATCGAGCGACATCGTCTTCTTCTCCCGTATGACGGCCGGACGAAAGCGGGGAGCCGGCGCGCGTGTATGGCCGCGCTGGCGCGCGCCCTTCGCCCGCCACCTGACCTTACGTTTACGTGCACGTCAAGTAGAAATGCCGTTACGGCATGAATGTCGCGGCATCGCTCGCACAAAGCCGCAGCGACGAATAGGTTTGCAGGCGCTGGGCAGCGGCGACGGCGCAGGTTACACGCCGCCGATGGTCCAACTTCTCCTCGACGCCGGCGCCTTGCTCGGCGAGTCGCCGCGCTGGCACGCCGGCGAAGCCCGCCTTTATTGGGTCGATATCGACGCGCAGCAAATCCATCGGCTCGATCCCGCGACCGGCGACCATGACTGGATGCAGCTGGCCGAACCGGTCGGCTGCGTCGCGCCGAGAGCGGGCGGCGGACTGATTGCCGCGCTCGGCGACGGCTGCGCGCTGATCGATAACTGGGGCGCCGTACCGCGCCCCTTTGGCCCCGCCGCGCTCGCGGACCTGCCGCACCAGCGTTTCAACGACGGCTGCGTCGACGGCGCCGGCCGCCTGTGGGTCGGCAGCCTGACCGCCGACAAGCCGAAGCGCGACGCCGCGCTGTACCGTCTCGACCCCGACGGCAGCCTCACAAAAATGCTCGGCGGATTGATGACCAGCAACGGCGCGGCGTTCAGCCCCGACGGGCGTATCTTCTATCACGCCGACACCCCGACGCACCGCATCCACGCCTATGATGCCGATCCCGCGACCGGCGCGCTCGGCGAAGGCCGGTTGTTCCACGAATTTCCCGAGGGCAATGGCCGCCCCGACGGCGCCGCGGTGGATGCGGAAGGCTGCTATTGGTCGGCGCTGTGGGACGGGTGGCGGATCGTTCGCATGTCGCCCGCGGGCGAACTGCTTCAGACGGTCGACTTGCCCGTCCAGCGGCCGACGATGCTCGCTTTCGGCGGCGACGATCTGTGCACCGCCTTCGTCACCAGCGCGGGCAAGAATTTGACCGAGGGCGAGC is drawn from Sphingopyxis sp. OPL5 and contains these coding sequences:
- a CDS encoding SMP-30/gluconolactonase/LRE family protein; amino-acid sequence: MVQLLLDAGALLGESPRWHAGEARLYWVDIDAQQIHRLDPATGDHDWMQLAEPVGCVAPRAGGGLIAALGDGCALIDNWGAVPRPFGPAALADLPHQRFNDGCVDGAGRLWVGSLTADKPKRDAALYRLDPDGSLTKMLGGLMTSNGAAFSPDGRIFYHADTPTHRIHAYDADPATGALGEGRLFHEFPEGNGRPDGAAVDAEGCYWSALWDGWRIVRMSPAGELLQTVDLPVQRPTMLAFGGDDLCTAFVTSAGKNLTEGERTAQPHAGGVFSFRVDVPGLAQPMFEG